A stretch of DNA from Gottschalkia acidurici 9a:
TTAAGAGGATGCATTACTTCAAGACCTGTACTATCTATTGCATACATATAAGCTTTTATTTCTTCCATGTCAATATTAGGTTTAACTTCTCTTGTCTTTCCATCGCTTCCCTTAGGATTGAGCATTATTTGTCTAAATATTTCTTGAGCTTCTTCCCTTGTATATTTGCCCTTCTTAACTTGATTTTCAAGACTAGTCATAGTTTCTATCCCAATGTTTACCTTATTATGAAGTGCTTTAATTCCTAATTCAGTTAGCTCCTTTTTAGCGAACGAATAACTTATAGTTCCTATTACAAACATGCTTAAAGTTATTATTAGTGTAATAATAGCAAATGAACTGTATAATGACTTTCTTAATGTGCTCTTTTCTTTTTTCATACTCTACCTCCTTATTTTTATTTTTATAATTAATAAATCTGTTTATATATTTGTTAATAAATCCTTTTTATAAATCTTCTACATTATTCTACATATATCCTCTATATTTTGTTAACTGAATAAATTTTGCTTAATTAAATCTCACTCTTTTTGTGCAGTCATTTAAAATGATAAACACCCTTTCGATCGAAAGGGTGTTTATCATTTTAAATGTATTGTCCTATTCTAATTTACTTAGTATCTGCTCTGCCATTTTTTTTAGCAGTCTTTCCTGCATCCTTGTTCTCACTTATCGATGCAACAACTATTGCTCCCTCTATAAGTATAAGAAATTCTTTTGCAACTTGTTCTTTATTTACTATCATTGCATCTTCAGCAATTTTTAATATAAGTTCATATAGTTTTTCTTTATGATATTTTGAAATATTGTGTATATAAGATTTGGTGGTTCCAACTTCCCCATAAGCATTTATAAATGCACATCCTCTAAAAACATCTTCATGAAACCAGTTATCTAAAGCATCAAATATAGCAAGCAATTTTTCTCTTGGTTCTTTTACTTGTGCAACCGAATTTTCTAACCATGACATCCAGTACTTATCTCTTTCTGTCAGATATACTTCAACCAATGTATCCTTAGATGGAAAGTACTTATACATTGTGTTCATAGCAACATTTGATTCTTTTACTATCCTATCTATTCCAACCGACTGTATACCCTCACTATAAAATAGACGCTTAGCTGTATCTAAAATTCTCATTGCTGCTTCACTCTTACTATAGTCTATCTTTTTAGTGCTATCCATTCTCTCACCATCCCTTTATTTATATTTTATCAATATATTATCTTTTTATCTATACTTTAATAATTAAAGCATTGACACTAGAGTGAACGTTCTATATAATAAGTCCTAAGTAGAATGATCGTTCTACTCAATATCTTTCTAGGAGGTTTTCTTATGAGTAAAAAAGTAGATGGCTTTAGACTAGGTATTTATATTTTTAAAGATGCTGAAATAGTGGACTTTGCAGCACCGTATGGAGTATTTTCCGTTGCAAGAAGACTAGATCCTTCACTAGATGCATTTTTTATTAGTGATTCTTCAAGACCTGTTCAGGCACAAGGAGGATTTACTATTTTACCCAATTATAGTTTTAGTGATAATCCTTCCATTGATGCATTCTTAATTCCTGGTGGATTTGGTACACGACAAGAAATATATAATACTAGACTGCATGACTATATAAACAGTCTACCTGAAAGTACTATTTTAACTAGCGTATGTACTGGTTCTTGGATATATGGACACATGGGACTTTTAGATGGGATTGCTGCTACGAATAGAAAAGAACCTGACAAATTAGAGTCTTCTGAAGCTGGAATGGTACCTATTGATAGGTTAGCTAAGATAGCTCCTTCTTGTAAGATTAGTCGTTCTCGTGTTGTTGATTCTGGAAGAATAGTTACTGGTGGTGGAATAGCTGCTGGGATGGAAGTTGGGTTTCATATGTTGAGAAGGGCTGGCTATGATGAATACTTTATAAGTGAAGTTTCTAGAATAATGGAGTACAAAGAAGCCTATGATTTATATCGTGACGATATAGAGTATGACAATGTGTAAAAGCTAAATTTGAATTTAATATAATAAAAGCACTATCAAAATTTATTAGAATCTTATATTGGTAGTGCTTAATTTTCTATTTTTTAAATATGCCAAATGGCTTTCCTACTGGAAGAAATACTCTTCCGAAATGAGTATTTAATACACAAGCTGCTGAACCATAGAATGAAAATATTGCTATTAAAAGTTCTGCGTATCCTGCTAAAGTATGTGTAAATTCATATGCTATACCGAATGTACTAAGTGTTAAACCTATGAATAAAACGTCTATTAAACAAAATATTGTGAATAATACCTTATGAGTTTCCATAGCTCCTATAGTCATATATATAGTAAATAGTAAATATCCTAGATATGCGAATCCAAGTTGTTTAGGATCTACAGTATTTGCGAGATTTGCACCAAATACTCCTAATTTTATCATCCAACTCATAGCAACTCCAAACCAAAAAAATGCATATCCTCCAAAAGCGGTAGTACCGAAAATATTATTGCGTTTACAATCTTCTATACAGGCAAATAGTTGTGCAAATGCTCCTAAAAATATTGCCCATGGAATTACAAATGATACTTCACCTGTTATCCCTAATTTATTACTTGATGCTACTAATGTAACCATGGCTAGTCCAAATAATCCTATTGCAGATGGATCAGCATTGACCATTTTTACGTTTTGTGTTCCTTCCATTTCATCCTCCTGAATCTGTTTAGCTTTTACACATACATCAAATAATACTCTCTTTTTTATTAGTTGTAAATATCTTTTATTACAATATGAATCAATGTAAAAATTTGGCCTTCATATATAACTATATATACCTTATTTGATATAAATATCAATAGATATAGTCAATATAGAAATATATACGATAAGATAAATAGTAAATAAAAAAATCCCTTCATAATCTTAGAAGGGATTTTTAATACTATACTATAGCAAGAGAATATATTACACCTATTATACCAATGGTGCCTAATGTATACACTACTTTAGCTGGCATTTTTCCATTACTATCAGCAGCTTTACCAAACATACCAAATACAAATGGATGAATTAAGAAAGGCATTGCAAATATAAAAGCAATCATCTGTGAAGCTAATTCTCCAAACATACCCTCCTGAACTGCTGCAAATAGTCCAAAGTGAGATATAGCCGAAGCTGTTGCAACAGATGCATCATTTATTGACATACCCGCAAAGTGTAGCATGGAAAAACTTCCAAATACCGCAACTAGTTGCCATCCAAGTGAAAATTGTATTAATCCTTTAACCTCTATACTTTCTTTACCGTCTGAACTCTTTAATGTTTTTAAAGACCATACTGTAAGCAAAATACCTATGACTGCTATAGGCACAGCCCAACCTATCATTAAATATCCTCTTTCTGCACTTGCTGCTAATATAGAGAATACAAATACATGCCCTAGAAAAGGTATATTAATCATTATTGGTGCTCTAGATGCTGCTTCTTGACCTAAATCTCCTGCTGTACATGCTCCTGTTAACCCTGAGTGAGATAACCCACCTGCCATACCTGGTGCAAGGTTTCTTATGTGGTTCGCACGCCCAAATAATATTAACAGTGTAAGTCCAAAGAACATCCAAAATACTTGCCCAAATAAACCATAAGCCATAATAGACTTCATTTCTGTTAGTTGGAATGCTTCAATCATTCTTGAACCACCTACCATAAAATTCGCAGCTAGTACAACTGGTATCCCGGCAAACAATAATGATCTAACTGTAGGTCCAAATTTCCAATTAGATAAGACTCCACCCAATACAGAAGATATAACCATAGCAAAGAAAATTTGTGGTAGCCCAATAATAGGTTTTATAGCTTCTGCAATATTAGTTGAAATAACTAATATTGCTACTATAGCAACAATCTCTATAAAGCCCTTTCTTAAATATTGTCCTTTATTTTTAATAGACGCTTTATAGTCAATAAGAATCATTGATACTACTATTCCTATATAAGCTATAATTGGATAGAACTTATGAACAGGATCATCTGGTGATGAGCCTAATATCAGTCTTTTAACAGCCTCTATACCCATTAAAATAAAGAAAGCTCTCAAAATAAATATAAGTTGTGTACGTTTTGTACCAAGAATTACTTCTTCCTCTGATTGAATCATCAAGTCTTCAATCTCTAATTTTTGGTGCGATAATATCTTTCTAATTTCTTGCCCTCCAACAAAGAAGGTTACAATTAAAGCTGTAACTGTCAATCTACTCATTAAGTCTACAATCGGAAGCTCAGGTAATCCTGGAGTTGCTACGTCACTTACAACGAGAATTGCCCCCATAGCTAGCCCGAAAACTACAATAATTAAAATGGGTGAATATCGAGTTCCAGCCACAACCGTCCGTGCAATTAACACGATAGGTATAATTAATATTAGTGTTAACCAAAACTGGTTTAGCATTTGAACATGTAACATTTGATCAAGTAATTGTTCCATAAATCCTGATTCTAAAAACATGTAAAGTCATACTTTTTTCGTATTTAGTTGTGTTACTTTTGTATTATTTTCTAAATAACCATCAAGTAGTAAGTGAGACTATTATTTACCTTTATGGTAAGTCTCCCACAACCGTATTTAAAAGTCCTATATTTTTAAAGTCGAGATTACTTTTACATATGCTTATAAGATTTTTAGGTACGGTTGTTACTAATTTAAAAATTAAATTTATACGTGTTTTTAGAGTGTTCATATAGACTCGTTACATCTATACAGTTCTCAGGCTTTTATAACCATGAACTTCTTATGCTTTCACATAAGCACAGACTATATCATAATCTTAAGACTTACTAAACTTAATTAGTTTCAGAAAGAAAATAAAACTAATTTTCACTTAAGATCCTCCCTGTTTCCCTTAACTTTAAGGTACGAGATCTCTCTCTAGTCGTTGAACGTTCCTCTTTTCGAGGCTTCGCTGCTGATCACCCATTTTTTTCAGTGTTTAGGATTTAACCATGCACCATCTACTCAATTTTTTCTGCTTTCGCAACTTTCACGCTTAAGCTTTTTTCATCTTTACGTTGTAGTAAGGAAGCTTAGTTCCTTGCAGTCGCTTAGTATTCAAAGGATAAGCGAATGACACAAAATCAAAGATTTTGGTTATCTGCTTGAGTAGCTTTAGGGACTCCCAGCAATTAAAGGAGTTTTGGATAGACTTTTATCTATCACTCTACACTCTTTGTGAATGTAGGGAGCTTTTTATTTTATAAAACATATTAGTACAATTTTACTATGTTTGTGTATGCCTTATTAAATCGTCTCTTGCTCCTTATTTTTAAGTTATTTTTTTGTGCCACTATATATTTACTCAATAATTTTAACATAAACTACATTCATTGTCTAAGCTTATTGAAAGTTCTTTATTTAATTTATTTTGGAATAAAATATTTTGATAGCAGTATAGTTTCCATTTAAATTTCTAAACTTAAAAGCACTATCAAACTATTTTAAATAGTTTGATAGTGCTCTGTTTTTAATTACTATAGTTTCTCATATTATCATAGTCACTATATAAATCTAAATACATATAATCAGATTTTACTTTCATTTCTTTAAAACCTAAACTAGAATAAAAACTTTTTAACTTTTTTATTTTATTTGTTCTTTGCTTTAAATCCATATCATACAAAGAGTCAAAATTTTTATCATCTGTTATAGGATCTGGAAACAGTGCAATATATCTTACATCTTCTTTTAAAAGATTAGATATTTCATCTTTAAAATAATGAAGTGTTTCTCTTCCTGTTCCATTACCTCTATAATTTGAATCTATATAAAATCTGTCTAAATGAACTATATTATTTCCACTACCTTTAATACAGTTTGTTTCTCTACAAAGATTTCTACATATATCAAAAGTCTCATCGTCGTATTGATTTAATATGTTTATTATATTGTCTGTTTTTCTTTCTGAATTTATAGAGCTTAAGTCAAAAAAATGACCTGTAATTTCTCCGATGTTTACTCTTTTACTTTTTTTATCCGAAATTATATTAAATTTAAATTCGTTACTATAAGAATATTCCTTTAAATTCTCATCTCTTTCTCTTAAATAAATGTTATTTATATTATTATTGTCTGAATCATCAGAACCGGTGTCCATTGGTAACCCTCCTAATTTTTTAACCAAAATCCTTTATATATATGTTACCTCTTTTATTTCTTATACTCAATTTGAGTAATTTACTATTTATTACATCTATCTCATTAGAATTGTCGGTCTGCTATCTTAAGTATATATCTCTATGCTATTCTCCTGACACTTCCTTTTTTCTACTTAGTTTAATATATTGTTCTAATAAGTTTATTTAGTATTGCTAAACTTTTTTCTCAAAAACAGTATACTTTGACTATAAGTTTAGTATAGGTAGACTTATAACATATTGATATTTCAAGCTCTGATTAACTTCGGCTTATAATTTACAAATTATATTTTGATTTTTTACCAATTTATATTCTACCTACTTATATTTCTGTTTTCTCATTTTTCATAGTTTATTAAATTTAATAATTTTTTTATATATTCGTTGACATATTATATAAAAAGTGTTATCTTGAACTTACAACTAGATAAAGATAAATCTTCAGGGCAGGGTGAAATTCCCTACCGGTGGTTATAGTCCACGAGCTGCTTGTGCAGTTGACTTGGTGAAATTCCAAGACCGACAGTAAAGTCTGGATGGGAGAAGATTCTATTTTCGGTATACTAATTTAAATTATTAAATTTAGATTTATATTGATTTATTTTTGTAGAAATATCCCTGAAGTTAAACTTTAGGGATATTTTTTTATTCCTCCCTAAAGTTAATCTAACCTTAAAGGATGTGTATCTATGGAATCAGTTTATATGAAAAGAGCTATAGAGTTAGCTAAAAAAGGTGAAGGTCATGTTAGTCCTAATCCCTTAGTTGGAGCAGTCATTGTGAAAAATGAAAGTATAATAGGTGAAGGTTACCATGGGTTTTATGGTGGAGATCATGCAGAAATAAATGCATTAAAAAATTCTACTGAAAGTGTTGAAGGTAGTACTATGTATGTTACTTTAGAACCTTGCTCTCATTTTGGGAAGACACCTCCTTGTGTTAATGCTATTGTGGAAAATAATATAAAAAAGGTAGTCATAGGGCTAAAAGACCCTAATCTTTTAGTATCTGGTAGAGGTATCCAAATACTTAAATCTAATGGAATTGAAGTTGTTACCAGTGTATTAGAAGATGAATGTAAAAAGTTAAATGAAATATTTTTAAAGTATATTACAACAAAGACTCCTTTCGTAATACTAAAATATGCAATGACTCTTGATGGCAAAATAGCAACTCATATTGGTGATTCTAAATGGATCTCTAATTCATTGTCTAGAAAACATGTCCATGAAATTAGACATAAACTCTCATCCATCATGGTTGGAATAGGGACTGTTCTGAAAGACAATCCCAGTTTAAATACACGCTTAGAAGATAAAGAAGGCTTAGATCCAATTAGAATTATAGTAGATACGAAGGGAAGAATTCCATTAGACTCTAAAGTTATTAATCTAAAGTCTAGTTCAAGGACTATAGTTGCCACTACTGAGTTAGCCCCTAAAGACAAATTGAAAGCCTTAGAAGATAAGGATGTAGAAATAATAATTACACCAGTTAAGGATAGTTATGTAGATCTAATTTATCTTTTAAAATCACTAGGAAGTAAAGGAATTGACAGTATTCTTCTTGAGGGTGGCAGCGAACTAAGTTTTAGTGCCTTACAAGAAAACATTGTTGATAAAGTAGTTGCATTCATATCACCTAAAATAATTGGTGGAAGTTCGGCTAAAACCCCTATAGGTGGTACTGGTATTGAATTTATGAAAGATGCTATAAATCTTAACAATATATCTTTAAAAACGTTTAATGAAGATATTATGATTGAAGGTTATATTGAAAAGGAGTGATTATTCTTGTTCACTGGCTTAGTTGAAGAGATCGGAACTATAAAATCTATTAAAAAAGGAACTAACTCTGCTCAAATCACTATAATCGCTGATAAAGTTCTTTTAGATGTAAATTTAGGAGACAGTATATGTACTAATGGTGTTTGTCTTACTGTAACTAGCTTTTGTCCTAATTGCTTTACTGTAGATGTTATGGCTGAAACAATGAGAAAAAGTAATCTTGACGCTCTTACTCCTGGCAAAAAAGTTAATTTAGAACGAGCACTGAGACTAGGTGATAGATTAGGAGGTCATATGGTAAGTGGTCATATTGATGGAATTGGAACTATATCTAACTTAGAAAAAGAAGATAATGCTACTTGGGTGACTATAAGTACGTCTTATGACCTTCTAAAGTACATTGTCTACAAAGGGTCTATTGCTATTGATGGAGTAAGTCTGACTGTAGCTTATGTAGATGATAGTAATTTTAAAGTATCTATAATTCCTCATACTAAAGACATAACCACACTTTTAGATAAAAAAGTAGGAGATAAGGTTAATTTAGAATGTGACATGATAGGAAAATATGTTGAGAAGATGTTATCGCCAAAAGATGCTATTACTGAGTCTAAGGGTAGCGTAACTGTAGATTTTTTAAAAGATCACGGATTTATCTAAACAATTTAATTTAAAAATTAAGGAGTGATATTAATGTTCCACTTTAATACTATAGAAGAGGCTATCGAAGATATAAAAAACGGAAAAATAGTAGTAGTTGTTGACGATGAAAATAGAGAAAATGAAGGCGACTTACTCATGGCTGCTGAAAAGGTAACCTCAGAAGCTATAAACTTCATGGCAAAACACGGCAGAGGCCTAATATGTATGCCTATAATAAAGGAAAGATTAGATGAACTTAATATAAACCAAATGGTGAGCAAAAATACTGATTCTCATCATACTGCTTTTACAGTTTCAATAGACGCCATAGACACAACTACTGGAATATCTGCTCATGAAAGATCTCATACCATTTTAAAAGTTCTAGATTCTAGTTCAACAAGTAGCGATTTCAATAAACCAGGTCATATATTCCCCCTAGAGGCTAAGGATGGTGGTGTTTTAAGAAGACCTGGTCACACTGAAGCTGCTGTTGACTTAGCTAGATTGGCTGGGCTATACCCTGCTGGAGTTATTTGTGAAATTATGAATGAAGATGGATCTATGGCTAGAATACCCGACCTTATGACTTATGTTAAAGATCATAATTTAAAAATAATTACCATAGCAGATTTAATAGCTTTTCGCCGTAAAACAGAATTGTTAGTAAAAAAAGTTTCTGAGTGTAATCTACCTACAAAGCATGGTGACTTTAAAATGGTGGGATACGAAAATATTTTAAATGGTGAGCATCATATAGCACTAGTGAAAGGTAATATATCTAGTGATTCACCAGTTCTAGTAAGAGTTCACTCAGAGTGTCTTACTGGAGATGCTTTTGGTTCTTTAAGGTGTGATTGTGGAGAACAGCTTGATGAGGCTATGAAAAAAATAGAATCTGAAGAATCAGGTGTACTTCTATACATGCGTCAGGAAGGTAGGGGGATTGGACTTATAAATAAAATAAAAGCTTATAATCTTCAGGATAGTGGTATGGATACTGTTGAGGCTAACTTGGCACTAGGTTTTCCTGATGACATGAGAGACTATGGTATAGGGGCTCAGATACTTTCTGACCTTGGAATAAAAAAGATTAAGTTAATGACTAATAATCCTAAAAAACTTTCTGGACTTTCTGGCTATGGTATAGAAATTGTAGATAGAGTTCCTATACAGATGAATCACAATGAAAAAAATAAGCATTATCTTGAAACTAAAAAAGAGAAGTTAGGACATATTCTAAATTTTAAGGAGGAAAAATAATATGAAAATCTATGAGGGAAATTTAGTATCTGAAGGACTAAGATTTGGAATTGTTATAGGAAGATTTAATGAATTTATAGGATCAAAGCTTCTATCTGGTGCTTTAGATGGTTTTAAACGTCATGGTGTACATGAGGATGATATTGATATTGCTTGGGTTCCTGGTGCATTTGAAATTCCTCTTATAGCTAAGAAAATGGCAAAGTCTAAAAAGTACGATGGTGTTATTTGTCTAGGTGCTGTTATAAGAGGTTCTACTCCACACTTTGATTATGTGTCTAGTGAAGTTTCAAAAGGAATAGCTAGTGTATCTTTAGATACTGAAATACCAGTTGTCTTTGGAGTTCTAACTACTGATACTATAGAACAAGCAATAGAAAGAGCAGGAACAAAAGCAGGAAATAAAGGATATGAAGCTAGTATTACTGCCATAGAGATGGCTAATTTGCTAAAAGAAATTTAAGACTTATTTAAGTCAAATAAAATTAACTCTGCCAAATTGTAATATTCAGCAGAGTTAATTTTATTTGATTTCTAAGTTTACTTATATTTTTATAAATCTAAATATGTAGTTTGACTACTCAAAGCATTCTATAAATTCTTTTACCACATTTGGATCAAACTGCTTTCCCGCTTCATTTTTTATTATGTATATAGCTTCCTCTGAACTTTTCGACTCTTTATAAGGTCTCTCTGCAACTATGGCATCATATGTATCTATCACACTTACTATCCTAGCACTTAATGGAATTCTTTCTCCTTTTAATCCTTGAGGATACCCTTCTCCATCCCATCGTTCATGGTGATAGTATGCTATATCTAATATAATTTTTAGTTCATCAGATTCAAAATAATTATTTTCTTTGTTGAACATGTATAGTAATATATCTCTACTATAGGTTGGGTGTTTTCTTATTTCAGTAAATTCTTCTTGTGAGATTTCTGAAGGCTTGTCTATTATTGATTGAGAGATTTCGATTTTACCTATGTCATGTAATAGTGCTCCCCATGATACTGCTTGTATGTCTTTTATTTTATTATAAAATCTACTAGATAGTATCTCTGTATATTTAGATACATTTTGGGAATGCTCCCATGTATATTTACTGTTTTTACTTAATATTGTTTGAAGTATATCTATTAAATCTCTGTCTTTATCTAATTTGAGCATAGTTGATCTCCATTTCACATCTTTATACATAGTATTTATATACTCAATTATATAAATACTTTCTAAGTAATAGTTACAAAAAGCAACTTTCATTTAATTGCTTTTAAATATAGTCTCTATATCTAATTTTTCAATAATAGCTTGTCTGTACTTTTCACCAGAACGTCTACCTCTTAATATATCAGTAAGATAGTTTTCATTAACTCCAATATCTTTTGCTAGTTGTCTTTGTGTCATATCAAGTTCTACAAGTCTTTTCCTTACTTTCATAGAAAAATACGGTATCGTATTTCGATTACTTTCCATTCCATCAACTCCTATCCTTATGATATTTAAACTATACTTCAATGTTGTTTTTTGTATCAAGGTAGGTTAAACTGTTGTTGTAACTTGTATTTATAGTTACACTTAGTGACTACTTTCTCCTCTTAATCAGAATCTATATAAAGTCAAACTTCCTGTCCTTAAAATCAGTTTCCACCGCAATCCATAAAGAATATCTTCTAGTAAATCTTCCTAATAACTTTCTAATTAAAT
This window harbors:
- a CDS encoding bifunctional 3,4-dihydroxy-2-butanone-4-phosphate synthase/GTP cyclohydrolase II, translated to MFHFNTIEEAIEDIKNGKIVVVVDDENRENEGDLLMAAEKVTSEAINFMAKHGRGLICMPIIKERLDELNINQMVSKNTDSHHTAFTVSIDAIDTTTGISAHERSHTILKVLDSSSTSSDFNKPGHIFPLEAKDGGVLRRPGHTEAAVDLARLAGLYPAGVICEIMNEDGSMARIPDLMTYVKDHNLKIITIADLIAFRRKTELLVKKVSECNLPTKHGDFKMVGYENILNGEHHIALVKGNISSDSPVLVRVHSECLTGDAFGSLRCDCGEQLDEAMKKIESEESGVLLYMRQEGRGIGLINKIKAYNLQDSGMDTVEANLALGFPDDMRDYGIGAQILSDLGIKKIKLMTNNPKKLSGLSGYGIEIVDRVPIQMNHNEKNKHYLETKKEKLGHILNFKEEK
- a CDS encoding N-acetyltransferase, producing MDTGSDDSDNNNINNIYLRERDENLKEYSYSNEFKFNIISDKKSKRVNIGEITGHFFDLSSINSERKTDNIINILNQYDDETFDICRNLCRETNCIKGSGNNIVHLDRFYIDSNYRGNGTGRETLHYFKDEISNLLKEDVRYIALFPDPITDDKNFDSLYDMDLKQRTNKIKKLKSFYSSLGFKEMKVKSDYMYLDLYSDYDNMRNYSN
- a CDS encoding TetR/AcrR family transcriptional regulator, which produces MDSTKKIDYSKSEAAMRILDTAKRLFYSEGIQSVGIDRIVKESNVAMNTMYKYFPSKDTLVEVYLTERDKYWMSWLENSVAQVKEPREKLLAIFDALDNWFHEDVFRGCAFINAYGEVGTTKSYIHNISKYHKEKLYELILKIAEDAMIVNKEQVAKEFLILIEGAIVVASISENKDAGKTAKKNGRADTK
- a CDS encoding helix-turn-helix domain-containing protein; amino-acid sequence: MESNRNTIPYFSMKVRKRLVELDMTQRQLAKDIGVNENYLTDILRGRRSGEKYRQAIIEKLDIETIFKSN
- a CDS encoding acetate uptake transporter encodes the protein MEGTQNVKMVNADPSAIGLFGLAMVTLVASSNKLGITGEVSFVIPWAIFLGAFAQLFACIEDCKRNNIFGTTAFGGYAFFWFGVAMSWMIKLGVFGANLANTVDPKQLGFAYLGYLLFTIYMTIGAMETHKVLFTIFCLIDVLFIGLTLSTFGIAYEFTHTLAGYAELLIAIFSFYGSAACVLNTHFGRVFLPVGKPFGIFKK
- a CDS encoding HD-GYP domain-containing protein, whose protein sequence is MLKLDKDRDLIDILQTILSKNSKYTWEHSQNVSKYTEILSSRFYNKIKDIQAVSWGALLHDIGKIEISQSIIDKPSEISQEEFTEIRKHPTYSRDILLYMFNKENNYFESDELKIILDIAYYHHERWDGEGYPQGLKGERIPLSARIVSVIDTYDAIVAERPYKESKSSEEAIYIIKNEAGKQFDPNVVKEFIECFE
- the ribE gene encoding 6,7-dimethyl-8-ribityllumazine synthase, whose amino-acid sequence is MKIYEGNLVSEGLRFGIVIGRFNEFIGSKLLSGALDGFKRHGVHEDDIDIAWVPGAFEIPLIAKKMAKSKKYDGVICLGAVIRGSTPHFDYVSSEVSKGIASVSLDTEIPVVFGVLTTDTIEQAIERAGTKAGNKGYEASITAIEMANLLKEI
- a CDS encoding DJ-1/PfpI family protein codes for the protein MSKKVDGFRLGIYIFKDAEIVDFAAPYGVFSVARRLDPSLDAFFISDSSRPVQAQGGFTILPNYSFSDNPSIDAFLIPGGFGTRQEIYNTRLHDYINSLPESTILTSVCTGSWIYGHMGLLDGIAATNRKEPDKLESSEAGMVPIDRLAKIAPSCKISRSRVVDSGRIVTGGGIAAGMEVGFHMLRRAGYDEYFISEVSRIMEYKEAYDLYRDDIEYDNV
- a CDS encoding riboflavin synthase; translation: MFTGLVEEIGTIKSIKKGTNSAQITIIADKVLLDVNLGDSICTNGVCLTVTSFCPNCFTVDVMAETMRKSNLDALTPGKKVNLERALRLGDRLGGHMVSGHIDGIGTISNLEKEDNATWVTISTSYDLLKYIVYKGSIAIDGVSLTVAYVDDSNFKVSIIPHTKDITTLLDKKVGDKVNLECDMIGKYVEKMLSPKDAITESKGSVTVDFLKDHGFI
- the ribD gene encoding bifunctional diaminohydroxyphosphoribosylaminopyrimidine deaminase/5-amino-6-(5-phosphoribosylamino)uracil reductase RibD, whose protein sequence is MESVYMKRAIELAKKGEGHVSPNPLVGAVIVKNESIIGEGYHGFYGGDHAEINALKNSTESVEGSTMYVTLEPCSHFGKTPPCVNAIVENNIKKVVIGLKDPNLLVSGRGIQILKSNGIEVVTSVLEDECKKLNEIFLKYITTKTPFVILKYAMTLDGKIATHIGDSKWISNSLSRKHVHEIRHKLSSIMVGIGTVLKDNPSLNTRLEDKEGLDPIRIIVDTKGRIPLDSKVINLKSSSRTIVATTELAPKDKLKALEDKDVEIIITPVKDSYVDLIYLLKSLGSKGIDSILLEGGSELSFSALQENIVDKVVAFISPKIIGGSSAKTPIGGTGIEFMKDAINLNNISLKTFNEDIMIEGYIEKE